A window of the Juglans microcarpa x Juglans regia isolate MS1-56 chromosome 5D, Jm3101_v1.0, whole genome shotgun sequence genome harbors these coding sequences:
- the LOC121265628 gene encoding ACT domain-containing protein ACR10: MGILHDDVVVIGPVGREGEPRVITVNCPDKTGLGCDLCRIILFFGLSIVRGDVSTDGKWCYLVFWVVGNSTTRWSLLKKRLVAACPSFSSASGISYYCSESQPPKPPDVFLLKFCCYDRRGLLHDVTGVLCELELIIKKVKVSTTPDGKVMDLFFITDTRELLHTKKRQDETRVCLNDVLGDVIISCDIEIVGPGITACSQTSSFLPSAITEDMFDLEVPTKLPTGILTSHSVSVTMDNSLSPAHTLVQIVCQDHKGLLYDIMRTLKDYNIQISYGRFSIRQRRNCEIDLFIMQADGKKIVDPSKKNALSSRLRMELLRPLKVAVVSRGPDVELLVANPVEISGKGRPLVFYDITLALKMLNTCIFSAEVGRHMIGDREYEVYRVLLDEGDVLPVPRNKIEEGVWKMLMGWE; this comes from the exons ATGGGTATACTGCACGACGACGTAGTCGTAATCGGCCCTGTAGGGAGAGAAGGGGAGCCAAGGGTGATTACAGTGAATTGCCCTGACAAGACTGGACTGGGTTGCGACTTGTGCCGTATCATTCTCTTCTTTGGTTTGAGCATTGTCAGAGGAG ATGTATCCACGGACGGGAAGTGGTGCTACTTAGTGTTCTGGGTAGTAGGAAACTCGACGACGAGGTGGAGTTTGTTGAAGAAGAGGCTTGTGGCGGCCTgcccttctttttcttcagcTTCTGGGATTTCCTACTACTGCTCCGAATCGCAGCCGCCGAAACCTCCCGATGTGTTCCTCTTGAAGTTCTGTTGTTATGATCGAAGAGGGCTTTTACatg ATGTTACGGGGGTTCTATGCGAGCTCGAGCTAATTATAAAGAAAGTGAAGGTGTCCACCACCCCAGATGGAAAAGTGATGGACCTGTTTTTCATCACAGATACAAG GGAGCTTCTACATACGAAGAAGAGGCAGGATGAAACTCGTGTCTGCTTAAATGATGTTCTTGGGGATGTCATTATAAGTTGTGATATTGAAATCGTCGGCCCTGGAATTACTGCATGTTCACAGACATCTTCATTTCTTCCATCTGCAATCACAGAAGATATGTTTGACTTGGAAGTTCCCACCAAACTCCCTACTGGAATTCTAACCTCCCACAGTGTTTCTGTCACAATGGACAACTCACTGAGTCCTGCTCACACTCTCGTTCAAATCGTTTGCCAAGATCACAAAGGTCTTCTTTATGACATAATGAGAACTCTGAAGGATTACAATATTCAG ATTTCTTATGGACGCTTCTCTATAAGACAGAGAAGAAATTGTGAGATTGACTTATTCATCATGCAAGCGGATGGGAAGAAGATAGTTGACCCTAGCAAGAAGAATGCATTGTCTTCTCGTCTTAGGATGGAACTCCTTCGTCCTCTTAAAGTAGCCGTTGTCAGCCGGGGTCCTGATGTGGAGCTGCTAGTTGCAAACCCTGTAGAAATATCTGGCAAGGGTCGCCCTCTTGTTTTCTATGACATCACCCTTGCTCTCAAGATGCTAAATACTTGCATCTTTTCG GCTGAAGTTGGGAGGCACATGATTGGAGATCGGGAATATGAAGTTTACAGAGTCTTGCTTGATGAAGGGGATGTCTTGCCTGTTCCTCGGAACAAGATTGAGGAAGGGGTTTGGAAGATGTTGATGGGTTGGGAGTAA